The Argopecten irradians isolate NY chromosome 4, Ai_NY, whole genome shotgun sequence genome has a window encoding:
- the LOC138321984 gene encoding uncharacterized protein isoform X1 codes for MASTGGVIFENYLYKLTGGKGKPFFSKSNPWKQRYVILKSNGNRPVLEYYSKKPKNKNATPNDKISLAGGFRLEKVTNTRNRAYVFELTTAEKYVCLSADEQRHMDMFVFLIQIQMTLREQIKEDFVVVKAENSESQRRIGAKGANCILHVSPWGATLALLTCRCVLAQWPLKSVRYFEASGQGSFLLEAGRVAPMGDGIYVFQTAPGDDSKLYDLLDQHIVDALGKIHPGRRGTTEEVEDYVEEAEKLSALTSVSLTTFDNPDIPKILKDNWNYDAVVPRSTPIVHTRQNSQASSTDGNVDNPPPLPRRINTESRSKSSPQIIRKQSQGSASTSGVKGGNPLADRPPLPPPAKNNTKPIGIPRNNSEGTLLNDDHYFRMNSTSSAGSNIQSPSVRLDAWSPPPSFLEATRGRMSDSGQSGDDYLTPRVSAEIEAGNAVIDYILPSDQHSSSLPHQNKKTIHSRRRSARLNRLRSVSCEDVHDESKRLSTRRNTDVNQNVQTYDLAKPVNPFQNLQNFHGSMELLTDNHQYYNRKSVETYYNIQGLHGEIDESNLKPVAEIRKRFNETCRDTLVRSISNPNFLHLQSKEKLSDVRASAIKSGTLELHSTLKSQNKQKSKSLLNLFKQKGGRQSSKSDTWSMYSPRSMPSSPTGTLSRHGSNPNIHINMKDIKIVSRTRSFRKPKPKEGVDTSPLVPRKSPKVAHDSPQHTEQSSPIIQRSPQVPPRNGVMSSPVMVQNRGYYSPPEGSAIRHTREGSSSSSGSSAVYHQRTGSSSSGGYVRHGNEGSGSPLKHYSRQSSSSSINKVETIC; via the exons CCGTGGAAGCAGCGTTACGTGATATTGAAGAGTAATGGAAACCGACCAGTACTGGAGTACTACAGCAAGAAGCCAAAGAACAAAAATGCAACACCAAACG ATAAAATCAGTCTGGCAGGAGGATTTCGTTTGGAAAAAGTCACAAACACACGAAACAGGGCATATGTGTTTGAGCTTACAACAGCTGAAAAATATGTGTGTCTGTCAGCGGATGAGCAGCGACATATGGACATGTTTGTGTTCCTGATTCAGATCCAAATGACTCTTCGTGAACAAATTAAAG AGGATTTTGTTGTCGTCAAAGCAGAAAACTCAGAATCTCAGAGAAGAATCGGAGCTAAGGGAGCTAACTGTATACTGCACGTATCGCCATGGGGAGCCACTCTGGCTTTGTTG ACATGTAGGTGTGTGCTTGCCCAGTGGCCGCTGAAGAGTGTCCGATACTTTGAAGCCTCAGGACAGGGCAGTTTTCTGTTGGAGGCCGGCCGGGTGGCACCCATGGGAGATGGCATATATGTGTTTCAAACAGCACCTGGTGATGACAGCAAACTGTATGATCTCCTAGATCAACATATTGTCGACGCCCTTGGGAAGATCCATCCTGGACGTCGTGGAACAACAGAAGAGGTTGAGGATTATGTTGAAGAAGCTGAAAAGTTGTCTGCCCTTACATCTGTCTCTCTCACAACGTTTGATAATCCAGATATACCCAAAATACTCAAAGATAACTGGAACTATGATGCTGTTG TTCCAAGATCTACTCCCATTGTTCATACTCGTCAAAACAGCCAAGCCTCTAGTACAGA tgGGAATGTTGACAATCCTCCGCCATTGCCAAGAAGGATAAACACAGAGAGCCGTTCAAAAAGTTCCCCGCAGATTATAAGAAAGCAGAGTCAAGGGTCTGCTAGTACTTCAGGTGTAAAGGGGGGTAATCCACTGGCGGACCGACCACCTCTCCCTCCTCCAGCCAAGAACAATACTAAACCAATTGGTATCCCACGAAACAATAGTGAAGGAACATTACTCAATGATGATCATTACTTTAGAATGAATTCTACGTCGAGTGCTGGGAGCAACATTCAGTCCCCAAGTGTTCGACTCGACGCTTGGTCCCCTCCGCCTTCGTTTCTTGAGGCCACCAGAGGAAGAATGAGTGACTCAGGACAGAGTGGGGATGACTACCTGACTCCGCGAGTCAGTGCTGAAATAGAGGCAGGCAATGCTGTTATAGATTACATTCTTCCTTCTGATCAACACTCTAGTAGTCTGCCTCATCAGAACAAAAAAACAATTCATAGCCGCCGCAGGTCAGCACGGCTCAATAGATTGCGATCTGTCAGCTGTGAAGATGTTCACGACGAATCAAAACGGTTGTCAACAAGGAGAAATACAGATGTAAATCAAAATGTTCAGACTTATGATTTAGCAAAACCTGTAAATCCATTTCAAAACTTGCAAAACTTTCATGGAAGCATGGAGCTGCTAACAGATAATCACCAGTACTACAATAGGAAATCAGTAGAGACATATTACAACATTCAAGGCTTACATGGTGAAATCGATGAAAGTAATTTAAAACCAGTCGCAGAAATACGAAAACGTTTCAATGAAACTTGTAGAGACACACTTGTTCGGTCAATATCAAATCCAAACTTTCTTCATCTGcaaagtaaagaaaaattgaGTGATGTTCGTGCAAGTGCTATCAAGTCGGGCACACTTGAGCTTCATTCAACTCTGAAATCTCAAAATAAACAGAAAAGTAAATCCCTGTTGAATCTCTTCAAACAGAAGGGAGGTAGACAAAGTAGTAAATCTGATACATGGAGCATGTACAGTCCACGGAGCATGCCCAGTAGTCCTACTGGCACACTCTCCAGACATGGCAGTAATCCTAATATACACATCAACATGAAAGACATTAAGATTGTGAGCAGAACAAGATCTTTCAGGAAACCCAAACCAAAAGAAGGAGTTGATACCTCTCCACTGGTGCCTCGAAAGTCTCCTAAGGTAGCTCACGATTCACCACAACACACAGAACAGTCCTCGCCCATTATCCAGAGGTCACCACAAGTTCCACCAAGGAATGGAGTTATGTCCTCACCTGTGATGGTACAAAATCGTGGCTACTATTCTCCACCAGAGGGCAGTGCAATACGTCACACTCGTGAAGGAAGTAGTTCCAGCTCAGGCAGTAGTGCTGTTTACCATCAACGAACAGGAAGTAGTTCATCTGGTGGTTATGTACGACACGGCAATGAAGGAAGTGGGAGTCCACTAAAACACTACTCTCGTcaatcctcctcctcctctatTAATAAGGTGGAAACTATCTGTTAG
- the LOC138321984 gene encoding uncharacterized protein isoform X2, whose amino-acid sequence MDMFVFLIQIQMTLREQIKEDFVVVKAENSESQRRIGAKGANCILHVSPWGATLALLTCRCVLAQWPLKSVRYFEASGQGSFLLEAGRVAPMGDGIYVFQTAPGDDSKLYDLLDQHIVDALGKIHPGRRGTTEEVEDYVEEAEKLSALTSVSLTTFDNPDIPKILKDNWNYDAVVPRSTPIVHTRQNSQASSTDGNVDNPPPLPRRINTESRSKSSPQIIRKQSQGSASTSGVKGGNPLADRPPLPPPAKNNTKPIGIPRNNSEGTLLNDDHYFRMNSTSSAGSNIQSPSVRLDAWSPPPSFLEATRGRMSDSGQSGDDYLTPRVSAEIEAGNAVIDYILPSDQHSSSLPHQNKKTIHSRRRSARLNRLRSVSCEDVHDESKRLSTRRNTDVNQNVQTYDLAKPVNPFQNLQNFHGSMELLTDNHQYYNRKSVETYYNIQGLHGEIDESNLKPVAEIRKRFNETCRDTLVRSISNPNFLHLQSKEKLSDVRASAIKSGTLELHSTLKSQNKQKSKSLLNLFKQKGGRQSSKSDTWSMYSPRSMPSSPTGTLSRHGSNPNIHINMKDIKIVSRTRSFRKPKPKEGVDTSPLVPRKSPKVAHDSPQHTEQSSPIIQRSPQVPPRNGVMSSPVMVQNRGYYSPPEGSAIRHTREGSSSSSGSSAVYHQRTGSSSSGGYVRHGNEGSGSPLKHYSRQSSSSSINKVETIC is encoded by the exons ATGGACATGTTTGTGTTCCTGATTCAGATCCAAATGACTCTTCGTGAACAAATTAAAG AGGATTTTGTTGTCGTCAAAGCAGAAAACTCAGAATCTCAGAGAAGAATCGGAGCTAAGGGAGCTAACTGTATACTGCACGTATCGCCATGGGGAGCCACTCTGGCTTTGTTG ACATGTAGGTGTGTGCTTGCCCAGTGGCCGCTGAAGAGTGTCCGATACTTTGAAGCCTCAGGACAGGGCAGTTTTCTGTTGGAGGCCGGCCGGGTGGCACCCATGGGAGATGGCATATATGTGTTTCAAACAGCACCTGGTGATGACAGCAAACTGTATGATCTCCTAGATCAACATATTGTCGACGCCCTTGGGAAGATCCATCCTGGACGTCGTGGAACAACAGAAGAGGTTGAGGATTATGTTGAAGAAGCTGAAAAGTTGTCTGCCCTTACATCTGTCTCTCTCACAACGTTTGATAATCCAGATATACCCAAAATACTCAAAGATAACTGGAACTATGATGCTGTTG TTCCAAGATCTACTCCCATTGTTCATACTCGTCAAAACAGCCAAGCCTCTAGTACAGA tgGGAATGTTGACAATCCTCCGCCATTGCCAAGAAGGATAAACACAGAGAGCCGTTCAAAAAGTTCCCCGCAGATTATAAGAAAGCAGAGTCAAGGGTCTGCTAGTACTTCAGGTGTAAAGGGGGGTAATCCACTGGCGGACCGACCACCTCTCCCTCCTCCAGCCAAGAACAATACTAAACCAATTGGTATCCCACGAAACAATAGTGAAGGAACATTACTCAATGATGATCATTACTTTAGAATGAATTCTACGTCGAGTGCTGGGAGCAACATTCAGTCCCCAAGTGTTCGACTCGACGCTTGGTCCCCTCCGCCTTCGTTTCTTGAGGCCACCAGAGGAAGAATGAGTGACTCAGGACAGAGTGGGGATGACTACCTGACTCCGCGAGTCAGTGCTGAAATAGAGGCAGGCAATGCTGTTATAGATTACATTCTTCCTTCTGATCAACACTCTAGTAGTCTGCCTCATCAGAACAAAAAAACAATTCATAGCCGCCGCAGGTCAGCACGGCTCAATAGATTGCGATCTGTCAGCTGTGAAGATGTTCACGACGAATCAAAACGGTTGTCAACAAGGAGAAATACAGATGTAAATCAAAATGTTCAGACTTATGATTTAGCAAAACCTGTAAATCCATTTCAAAACTTGCAAAACTTTCATGGAAGCATGGAGCTGCTAACAGATAATCACCAGTACTACAATAGGAAATCAGTAGAGACATATTACAACATTCAAGGCTTACATGGTGAAATCGATGAAAGTAATTTAAAACCAGTCGCAGAAATACGAAAACGTTTCAATGAAACTTGTAGAGACACACTTGTTCGGTCAATATCAAATCCAAACTTTCTTCATCTGcaaagtaaagaaaaattgaGTGATGTTCGTGCAAGTGCTATCAAGTCGGGCACACTTGAGCTTCATTCAACTCTGAAATCTCAAAATAAACAGAAAAGTAAATCCCTGTTGAATCTCTTCAAACAGAAGGGAGGTAGACAAAGTAGTAAATCTGATACATGGAGCATGTACAGTCCACGGAGCATGCCCAGTAGTCCTACTGGCACACTCTCCAGACATGGCAGTAATCCTAATATACACATCAACATGAAAGACATTAAGATTGTGAGCAGAACAAGATCTTTCAGGAAACCCAAACCAAAAGAAGGAGTTGATACCTCTCCACTGGTGCCTCGAAAGTCTCCTAAGGTAGCTCACGATTCACCACAACACACAGAACAGTCCTCGCCCATTATCCAGAGGTCACCACAAGTTCCACCAAGGAATGGAGTTATGTCCTCACCTGTGATGGTACAAAATCGTGGCTACTATTCTCCACCAGAGGGCAGTGCAATACGTCACACTCGTGAAGGAAGTAGTTCCAGCTCAGGCAGTAGTGCTGTTTACCATCAACGAACAGGAAGTAGTTCATCTGGTGGTTATGTACGACACGGCAATGAAGGAAGTGGGAGTCCACTAAAACACTACTCTCGTcaatcctcctcctcctctatTAATAAGGTGGAAACTATCTGTTAG